The genomic region AACGATGGGAAATCGTTTTTCTTGGCATATGGGCGCACTGTTCCCATAAACCTTCACTTTCATTGTAAATGTATGTAGTGCTACCAACTGCATTACGTTATGCTGCAGTAACTTAGAAAAGCATCAAATGCAATTACCCAAAGCCTTATGACTGCAGGGAGCGGTGATTCAGAGGTTAATTTTAGATCCTGTCCAGAGGGTCCACTTCCTAAGGAGGAGCTCAATGTGTCCAAGACACCCTGCTTTGTTTATCTCACTCTCTCTTGGTCATATATGTAGATCAGACACcagatgagccccccccccagtcgtcGCTTCACCCTCCAAAGCGTTTGCACGCCCACACGTCTCAGAGCACGGCGGCGAGACCCTGCCAGCAGGCGCGCTCTCTGCGAGCGCGTTGTTCTACCCTCCTGCCCACCTCAGTCCGGGGCCTCAGTCCTGTTTGGGTCTAATCCACCTGTCACTGCATGATGCGGTTGCCATGGAGCCCTCAGTTTCTGGACACGGTGGTCACCAGGGGCATGGCATATGGCCCGGCTAGCGGAGTGGGGGCATCTTGGCCACCCCCTCCTTATAATTCATGCTTTTTCCTGTTCATAATAGCCACACAAAACATACTAATATCAAACAATACATCGCATCTCCATCGAGGCTAGCTTGTTTTCTATAAGATCAATATTATATAACCACCCTCAAAATGAAGGAATAATCCATCAGGGTTCCTTCTTGTATTCATTCTAACATTTCCAGGATTAAGGGGGGATTTGAAATGGCAGGCCAGCCTTGGAGTGTCTGGTTACACAGGAGATCTGCCACCTCCGTACAAAACTTAGCACAAACAACAGGAAAGACACCATGCAGGCTTTCAAACCTGCGATCAGCAGAGAGTctgaaccccccctgcccccgccGCCCCCCTCCCGAGCCTGAGCGCCAACAGCATGCACACGGAAGTCTGCCCTCACATTTACATGCCTGACATATAAATGCATCCAAAATCTGCCGCCTCAAATGGATGTTCAGTTAAATGTCATGCACATCACTTTACGTCAATAGTGAAGCCTCGCTGACCTGAGGGAAGTGGATCTCACAGAGACATGGTGAATGCTCAGGCACTTAGGCTGCTCCTGTTCTGTCGCTAACAGGGTTACGCAACCATCCGCctgggcaaggggggggggggtgggtgcactgtaaatgactcccagccacccccacccccccttcacTCTGCCCCTCGTTTTGTTTACTCGTTCCCTCACTGCCATGCGACGTGATTGGATCACTGAATAGTGCTTTCCCCATGAAAGATCCCAAAGCTGGTTGGACAAATCTGGAGAATGATCACATCAACAATCAATAAGTAGCACTTTGCTAAAAGCTACCATCCCACCAGTAACACCAGTTCATTCTGTAGTGTTTAAAATGCATATGAGCCAACAGTGGGATGGCCAGAAACAAGTGGAGTGCAAACTGAAGTACCCATTTGTACATGTTACAGCTTTGTTCCTATTTATAGATGTATATAGCAAGTAAAGTGCAGGCCATGTTATGTGAAGTTTCCACTTATACATGCCATTTCATTTTATGAGCATTTAGACCAAAGCCttgttttaaacatttctttccaGAACTGTAGTTTAGGTTCCAGTTTCAATGTAGGATTAGGTCCACGCAGAAATCCGTGTGACTGACAGTAACAGCACTCAGAGTCCAACGGCACAGAACTGTTAGATTTTAGATCCATGCTGATTCCTGTGATTATATGCAGCTGAGGTATTTATTCGGTAAATCTAAGTATTACTATTTGCAATTAACGGACTACTGAGGACAGATGTCCGACTCAAATAGCCAATTTGAAATGAAAACATCAtacgtttagtttttttttctaaatactataaacatatatatatatatcataaaaATTCATTTTTGAAGCAATTAACTCAAGAACAGCGGCCATTTTCAGCCGTCccggttacattttttttttcagaaacatGAGTTAAGTagacagtaagaaaaaaacagacaagGATCCCTCTGTGCAAAACAATAGGTCTGCGTCCGTCATTTGGAGTATGTACAAGTGGCCGCGCCGAGGACGCATGCGCACAAGGAGAACATTCTGGACACGTTAAGTGGCTGAGCGCTTACACCAGAGACAAAGAGCGAACTGTTCAGTGGGAGACTTACTCTtcggatttgtttttctttttcatttaaatTGGTGAAATTTTATAGCCGCTACGTTTTTTTGCTTATTATTCTACATTATTTCTAAATAAATCTTGCTTTTCTTTTCATGAACGGAGATCGGCTTTTGTTCAGTTTGAACGCGAGTGCTCTATTCTCTATAATCACTACATTTCTAATTGCTGTTGCGTACTTGAAGTGCATAGATGTCGTTTTTCCATTCGCCATGGAAACAGTGTGCCAATATAACCTGAAAAAACTGCTATGAAAATAGAAGTTCAACAACGAAGCACTGGCGAATTTAATGCAAAATTCTAAATAAAGGAAAAACGGTGATATTGATTCGTCAGTGAACGACggctttattttaaataattatggCATCGTACCACTCTGATTGAATTATCATTTGATTTAAAAACAGAGTAGAAGACTAGAAGTCTCCCGAACTTGTACTTTtaggttatttttattttcccaaCAAGTAACGAGCAGCTGAAGGCGCTCTCCGTGGTGCTGAAGGAGAAACTGCGCTCTCCTGTTGATTTGATCAGTAGACTTTTTCAGACGACTGTTAAGCAAATATTTTAACTAAAGCCGAGTTTTACAGTCAAACGTATCGTCCGTGAGCAGCACCACAAAACCTACAGTCGAGAGATCAGCTTTTGCGCTTCTTATTCCGCAAACAGGGAGAGTCTGACCGCGACGCTTCTTTCCCAGCAGAACCGCGAAAATGATAGAGACCCGGGCTGTCTTGTGCGCTCTCGTCGTTTTCCTCTTAGCGGGTAAGTGCTTTGTTCATAAAGCTATGTTCATATATGCTATAACATGTGCCATATACACCTTTAACATGTGCCATATacactaaaacaaaaacaattatTATTCCTGAAATTTAAGTATTTGTTTACTTTATACTCATGGGAGGCGTGGTCACTGATATAGATTTAGTTTCCTTATACTTAGTAAAGCTTAAATTTGTATTGGTCTTTTTTTGCATCTATCTGACTTTTTGGATCGAGTTACGAATAATGCACCTGAAAATGCATGTTAAAATTGCGgtttaagaaaattattttaaatgtattaattcCACATAGAAAAATAGCGTTGGTCAGAGAATGCATGTacgcattttagcatatttgagtgttaaaaaatgaaaaggaaTGACGTAGAAGTTTAAATTGCACACGTACACAGTCCTCcgagatttttatttatataaacgcACACTATGCTTTCTGAATCTGAATCACCCGAAAATTTGTTACAAAGCATGAAGTATAGTATGAAGTATAGTACAGGATTAAATTATATAGTTGCTTAAGTTACATACTGTATTTGGTATTACATCAAAAAAAGCAGGCGGTAAGGACTcactgaaacaaaatcccgtcTGAAATGCATGAAACAAGGTGGAGGAAACGCAGTTTGTCAGTTTAACCCGGAAATCAGAGAACCACTCGACTTATttttatacaaatatatatataatcgacAGTTATTTAGGCTGTTTCACAACAGTTTTTAAAGTGTTGTTTAAAGGCAAATTTGATAATGttttgaaaaatatttataGATAACTTATCGTACTACCCATTATGTTGCATACCGGTTTCATGGTATAATTTAAAAGACCTTTACTCTTTTGTCGAATAGACAATGCCATACGTTTTAATTTGTCAACAGGTGGCTTCAAATACACATGTTCACTTTCAGAAAAAACACAGCAACAAACTATGAGCTGAGAAGAAATAAAAGTATTTAACACAGAAAGCAGAAGTGTACTTCAGTGTCTGGAAAGCCACATGGTACTTTGTTAGAATCCTAAACTGATGACAACCAGCGGTTTAAAAGTCACCGGTACAGACATACATATACTCAGCGTCTTCGACAGTAATCTTATCCCTGCTTGGAATCTCGTCGCACCTCCACCAGTGAACGTACTAATTTTTCACATCCTATAACTAGCTAATGAATGTatcttttagaaactcccagaaCGTATTATTACAAGTGGCAGGGAAAAGAATCACAATGTAGCATTATAGTCATAAGGGAGGTAGCAGAATTTCATCGTCTACCAATTAAAGTTCTCTTTCCCCGATCCTGCGTGTCCCTctcctgcttccctggtccGTATCCTGCACGACATCACAGAATGACAGGACTCGGGTCTGTGGTCACGGGTTCAGGGAGATTAGAGGCAGGGGAAAGAGCAGGACTCACTGTTCACTGTGGCCATTGGGCATGTCCCCAGTGCAGCTCTGCAGGCCCGTGTGCGTTGAGGTACCATCAGGGACAGAGGCCGTTGTCGGCACCTCCATGAAGCTCACGTGCATCTCCTGcttgaggagagaggaggtgaACACTGCAACATTTGTCTCCTGGTACTACATCAAGCCTGATGATGAGCCGATCCAGGTGGGTATCTCCGCATCTGTGGGGTCCCGCTCAAATGCACACCGCGGTTTTGAAAAGGGCACTCCTCAGGCATTGGGGTGGAAGAAGTCACCGTAACGAATCCCCATGCGTGTGTGATCGGCAGATCTTCCAATATGACGGACAGCCTCAGGAGCTGGACACCCCATGGAAGGGCCGCCTGAGATGGAACGGAAGCAAAGACCTCCAGGATGTGTCCATCAGCATCACCAACGTCACGCTCAACGACTCGGGCATCTACAAATGCGAAGTGCTGCGACAGTTTGTGTTTGACTTCTACGTGCCCTCCTTCACGAAAAGTAAGACAATCAAGCTGGAGGTGAGAGAGAAAGGTGAGGCTCCACAAAGTTGTCTTTCTGTAACGGCGACATAGAGATTAGTGCAGTCACATGTAGCGTGTCTTTTGTGTGTTCTAATGCTATTTCACATGCTTGTTGTCTCTTTCCTTTGTATAATACTAAAGTTCTTTTACAACACTGTTTATTCACAACGTTATTACTGCACAGACATAGGAACCTGATTCTTTTAAAGATCATTTAGTTGGTATGTAAATATTTCTCATCTTGTATTGTTTGAATAattgtctgtttttgttttgttgtcgTTGAAGCTTACTGCTAAATGGAGATTTGTTTTTTGGTGGGCTGGAGGGTTTACTTGTCCTCCACCCCTAACTCTCTTTTTTACGCGGTAATGTACACACTGCAGTTGACTTCATCTCTCTGAATGCCTGTCTTGGTGACTGCTTCTTGTAATCTCTCCGTTGGCTTGATCGAATATACCGCCCTACGCGTATATTTGCAATCGCTGATCCATGGCAACTCCATCGGCAGCAGCTGGGCAGGAAGACCAAACCAGTTGTGTCGTGCTGTACGGTTATGTGCATTTCCTCATGTATGACAGATATCACAGCCCGATGGTTTTAGTTCTCTTACGTCACAGAACTTAAGAGCCATTTACAGCATCTCCAGTCATAGGGGTGTCAGACTCTCAGCTCTTGAGGCCTGTAAATTGGTCTTAATGGTCTAATGGCCCACTGGCTAATGCATCTGGGGTATTTAACTAGTAAAACATCACTTATTAACCAGGTCCACAATAATTGGATTTGGTTAATGActggaaataaataataataataaccagtATAAATTTGAAAATAGAAGCAAATTCAAATCATTTTATGGCCTTTGTGCTACAGAGTTTGACACCTGAACGACGCACAGAGGTTCTCCAAGCCTGATTATAGGTCGGAGGTTAGAGAGGGTACTAGAACCTGCCGCTAGAACAACAAGTGGACTAATTGAAGGTCACACAGGGAATGCCAGTGTTCCCTCTTACACCCCGGGGTGCACCGAGATCACTGAGATTTCGAGCACTGTGGCATCACTTTGAAGTCAGATTCAGGTCGGATGCCAATTAACGCCGGTGCTTCAGGTGGTGGCCCATCTGCCATGCGGCGTGTGATCTCTCCGGGGTGTGGTGCACACCCAGGGCCTGGGTGTGAGAgtgagggttagggtcagggtcacTCGAGAACCCCTGTGGTCACACTATCCCATTAGACTAACCGTCTATCTATTGTAGCAATCAGGGGCGCTTCTGCCCGTATGTATATCTGCAGGTCATTCGGGGCTGTAGCTGTAAGTGGTTATGTATGTGTACGAGTGACTGAAAAGGGGATGgagtgagagagtgagagcaAGCAAGAGAGAAGCAAagacaggaagaggaggatAGGGAGAGGCAGAGACAAGACGGAGAGAATAAGAATGATGGAAAGATGGATACATCTTTTGGTAAATATTAATTTCTGAGGAGGAATATTTTGCATGTTATTAGACTAATTGATTAGCATTTCCTAGAATTATCCATTGACAGCCCAGTACAAGTTCTGACAAAGAAATTATGGTggaagtcagtcttcagagaacATAAACAGGTATATCGAGGTCAGCTGGCTCAAACCTGACACAGCAATTGGTCAGTTTAGCTTcacggaggtgggggggggggggggggggctccagggAGCCTGTGCTGCAATATGTAGATGCATTGTCACCCACTTACTACCTCTAACCACACACCGGCTTCCCATTCAGCCGATGAATGCACAGTGCATGTCACACATTTGAATGAatacaatgattttttttggtcAGTCTCACGCAAAGCTGGACCTTCTTGGTCTACTCCCAAATTCATTGCTGAAAAATTTGTGCAACGCCCCCTTATGCGAGGAATGCTGATTGGAGAACTCACGTCTAAATATTTCTCGAGCATGTGCCAAAAAAAATCTCTCATAAGGACATGTGGCATGCGGACCGTGTCCCGTTCAGCTGTAAGTGCTCCTCTCTGCTGTATCAGTGTGAATTTAAGCCTAAATACCATCCAGATGGTCCCAGCATTATGGGGCTATGGAATACTTAGCACGATGAGGACCATGGTCCTGACCTTTAAGCACAGTGAAGATGCTGGTAGGCAAATGGTTTTGGTTCCACTTCCTGAAAGCTGCCCCAGCAGTGCCCAACCATATGTCTCTGCAGTTGGGAAGACAGGATAAGCCAATCAGTGATTGTCCCCTGTTGGGTTCTGCCCCTTGGTGTCACCCAACTGCTTAAACGACACCCAAAGAGTTACGATTGGCACAGAGAGAGAAAACAGGACAGCTGACGTAACGGGCAGCCTTTCCGGTTAAAGGGCCACTTTAACGCTGAATGTTTCGTTATGGTTCTCCACCTTATACTCAAGTCATTTCAGTGCTTCTccttcacattttcccctcagcACACCCAGGTAATCTGTCGCTACATAGCCTAGTAACAAGGATACTATCTTTTAAACCCTACAGCTCAGTACTTGACCAGTCGTGGATTAGAAATGGGTAGCAAAACTATTTAGTAAATGCTTAATAACAGCAATGTGAAGCAAGCAAGTGTATGAAAAACAAGCTGTTTAGCCTTCAGTGCAGAGCATGATGTTATGCGAGAAATTGCATGATTTACAAGATATCTATGGATAGAGGAACAGCCATGACTGAGTCACACAATGGCTTTCCAACAGTTCTCTGATTTATGAATTACACTTACTATAGGACTGAATGGCACCGGGTCTTGCAGTTGTCCCTTAGTTTGGAAGGTGCCCTTAAAAATTGTCAAACTGAAGAGAGGAGTTCTGCTAGCAGTCGTTGACTTTGGTTTGCCACGTCTTGTTGTTGCGCAGCTATCCAAGACACTACTGCTTTGTACTCCGAGATCATGATGTATGTCCTGCTGGTCTTCCTAACCTTCTGGCTGTTGGTGGAGATGATCTACTGCTACAGGAAGATATCCAAGTCCGACGAGCAGACGCAGGACAACGCGTGAGTTTCCCGCAGTCCACTCAACCTGATCCACTGATGGTCTCTTGTTAAGAAATTGTTTTTGGTCCGGATGTGGTGGGGAGCAGAGACACCTGAGAGCATCTCGCAAAGAGGATTTAGATATGAAAATCTGCCCATTTCAGGCAGCGTGGGACGACGTAGAAGCACCTTCTACGATACAGTCATGTACATAGCAGCTGTGTTTATAGCCTTTCCAGTTAAACACCAGTATTTTAATATTctgctgcatgtccagcaaacgGAAGTGATGGTTGATGACTATGTAAACCACTAGACATTAAAAGGAGTTTCCTGTCTGCTATAAAACACCCTTTACTGTCTGATATACCACCACACAGCAGTCAGGGTCAGTAGACTCTTAGTGTGGGAGACATAGGTGGAACCAAACTAGGCTCcattacacacatatatgtctAGAAGCTTCTGCTCAGGTTAAATCTGTCCATGGCCAATCTGAACGGATATTGGGTCGATGCCATAGGCCTTGGAAAGCAGCCCAAAATTCTGGGGTTCAGTGTCCGCACGCAAGCCAGCAGAGGTCTCGACCCACCTCCTTCCAACATCGTCGTTGTTCCTGTGCCATGTGCTCCGCCCTTCTTGGCAACTCGGTCTGTCTGGAATGTGTTCCGTTATGGATGTTCTTCCTCAGGCCCCTTGCTCAATCAACACCACGATAAAGTTCCCAAGCCCAATGTGAAGTGGGAacccttcccccctcccccctcgctACCGACCCACCCACCGCTTCCGCCGTCCAATCTGACGGCTGTGCTTCCCCAAATGCCACGTTACCTGGGACGCTGCGGGCAGGTGGAGCTCCACACACGGCCCACTCCTGCTTAGATCTGCCTCTCTTTTGCCCGTTTACCCACAGGACAGACTACCTAGCCATCCCATCTGAAAATAGAGAGAACCCGGGTGCTCCAGTAATGGAATAAAAGTGATTATCTCACACAGAAACGGTATTTTGCACTTCCTTCTGAGTGTGCCTTCCCCCGTCCATCGTGTGTGTGCCTAACCAGCTCATTGGCTCTCACATCCCGCCATCTCACCCGCCAGCTCATCTACATGCCCCCTCTGTGCAGTGAGCCCCCTCTTCCTCCCTGTGATTCGCTTTTTTACCGACTGCCAATATGATTAACACCCCTGAGCGAGAGTCATTCAAATGAGAAGGGAGTTGATGCAGGCAAGGTCTTTGCATGTAATTTTGTGTGAACAGCCAAAGAAGTCTGATGGGCTCCAGGAGTGAGTATGCAAAGAGGCTCCGTCTCGCTGCTCATGCCTGCTGTCGTGTCTTATTTTGTCTAGACTCTCGTATTCCAGTTCCGAATTTGCTATGGCTGGAATTCCGAGACATTGTGGGCCCGGGGCCTGAGAAGTCACTTCCCTACTGAAACGGAGAGTTAATTAGTTGGACCTTTGAATCATCACATCACTCCACACAGCAAAAGTCCATTTGGGAGATATTTGGTcttatgtgacaaataaaatcttTGACTGATACAGACTCATACTTTGCTATGCTACACCGCAGCCACCAGGACAACAAAACAATTATTGTCTGTTCCTCTTTGATATGCAGAAGAATACAGCCGTCTCTCTGTAGAGCGTCCTACACACTGTAGTACACATTCAGTTGTACATTACGTAAGAAACGACTTGCACTACCTAAGTGAACTTCATTCTTTGAAGGAGTCTGTACAGTCAGAAGGTTTGACTTGGAATTGCCAAGGAAGGCTGCTTTGCTTGCATTGCTCTGTATTTACTCAGGACAGCTTATTAGAAATAGTTTTGTTTTCAAGAGCCAAAAGAAAAGTAAAGCTCGTGAAAAATCCCTGACTGCGATTGTCTGCGTTCAGTAAGCGAGAAGGTACAGCTGAGTTATTCATTAATCAAATGTGTTTGACCCAGGGTGGGAAAATGATTGATATGTATTTGAGAATCTGAGGAAAGCAGGACTGACAAGACAAACTATTTCAGCTCCTGAGTAAAATGCAAGCTGTTTGTAGGAGAGAGCTGATGTGCATCAGAACTGCTTCAAGCCGAATTATTCCGGGACAGCGGCAGGCACGCCAGTCAGGGCAACAAAGCAGGAGTGAGTGCATCCTCACCGATAGCTGGGCCAATCTGTGTTCTCCCTCCTCTTTTCCAGATACTGATTCCTAATTCAACTGGCGAGGAAGGAGGAACTCGTGGAGAGAGAGACGTGCATACATGGTGTCAAAACTTACTGCCAAGCAGCTGGAATTCAGCCATTTTCGTTTTTGTGACGTGCCGTGCAAAGAGACCCGTCTGCAGTCAGTTgagtcacccctcccccccgtctatttctctgtctgtgtgacCCGGTCATAGCTTTTCTTCCCCGCTTTCTGGCACCGAGCTCCTTGCCAGCCACCAAACAGTATGTCCTCTGGGTTACAGAGGCTTTAAGACCTACAATGCTTCATTTTAGTATTCAGCTCAATATCAATATGAACTTGCTCCTTGTCTTCAGTTACGCGTGACGCATATAAAGGAAGTGTATTTAAACACAAGCAAACTGCTGGCATGATGAGCTTTCCTTAATCTGAAGTTAACGACCCTGCAGCTATCATTTGTACCTAATAACCAGCACTATACGACACTCCATCCAGTCATACAGGGGCAAGCCTGGGCAGGAACCTTAGCAAGCCTTGGCAGGAACCTTAGCAAGCCTTGGCAGGAGCCTTGGCAAGCCTTGGCAGGAACCTTGGCAAGCCTTGGCAGGAACCTTGGCAGGAACCTAGCTAGAGTGCATTCCTGCTGTAGGTCCGGATGATTGGCTGTGCACTTGCCTTGTTTTTGTTctggctgttggggggggggggggggggggctgttggcAGGTGAAGCGTGGGACAGATCCCAGCCACCATCTCTCTGTGTCTTTCGGCTCCCACACAGCCCACCCCTGCCCAGGGACACTGGAAGAAGTGATGTAGGTCAACTTGATCTGGGTCAGTAGCACTCAGGGGGATGGGGAGTGATGGCAACCATCAGCAGCTTGTCCTGCTGTAATTATTAATCAGTGCTGATTGTTACTTCCCTCGGACACCAGGAGGCAGTGTGGGGACGTGCATCTTTTAAGTGCTATGCTGACAAACAATTCTTGTATGTCCAAAATGGTTCtataattaaaaatgtataacTTTGTCTCCCATGTattcatataaaataataaaaacctaaATATGCTGTTAGAAGTCCATCTTTTTTATTTATGCACATGACAATTAAGCAGAAgatgcataaaaatatatgaaattgTGATGCATGAAACGGAGAATAGAATCTGACCACCAAAAAACAGGTCTAGGCTTAAAAGCCCAGGCCTGGTCTTCATGGTCTATGGGATGGAGGTACGGCAGTATTTCCACAGCAGGCCAGCCCTGCCTGGCCTCAGCTCTGAGAACTCTGTGGTCCATAAACAGCCCAGTCACTAGACAGTAACTCTGTGTTATGGATGATCATTCCGATAATGGAGATAGCACTGAAATCAGAGCAGGCCAGGATGAATCCTTCCGCCAGGAAGCATCTTCTAATGCTGTCTCCAGAGAGAACGGGCGGTATTGGGTATAGCCTGATACACGTGAGGCACGTCAGAATCACTGCCACTTAATGGGAGTTAGAAGCTACTCCACTGTGTTAAGCAGGGAGAGCCAGAGGAAACAGCACCGACCAATCAGAAGCTGAGTCTCAGTCAGTTTCAGCAATCTCTACCTTGCAGGAATCACAGCTGATTTCTAACATGTG from Brienomyrus brachyistius isolate T26 chromosome 17, BBRACH_0.4, whole genome shotgun sequence harbors:
- the scn3b gene encoding sodium channel subunit beta-3 isoform X2; its protein translation is MAQSPRDLSRTAKMIETRAVLCALVVFLLAVQLCRPVCVEVPSGTEAVVGTSMKLTCISCLRREEVNTATFVSWYYIKPDDEPIQIFQYDGQPQELDTPWKGRLRWNGSKDLQDVSISITNVTLNDSGIYKCEVLRQFVFDFYVPSFTKSKTIKLEVREKAIQDTTALYSEIMMYVLLVFLTFWLLVEMIYCYRKISKSDEQTQDNATDYLAIPSENRENPGAPVME
- the scn3b gene encoding sodium channel subunit beta-3 isoform X1, with the protein product MAQSPRDLSRRTAKMIETRAVLCALVVFLLAVQLCRPVCVEVPSGTEAVVGTSMKLTCISCLRREEVNTATFVSWYYIKPDDEPIQIFQYDGQPQELDTPWKGRLRWNGSKDLQDVSISITNVTLNDSGIYKCEVLRQFVFDFYVPSFTKSKTIKLEVREKAIQDTTALYSEIMMYVLLVFLTFWLLVEMIYCYRKISKSDEQTQDNATDYLAIPSENRENPGAPVME
- the scn3b gene encoding sodium channel subunit beta-3 isoform X4, coding for MAQSPRDLSRRTAKMIETRAVLCALVVFLLAVQLCRPVCVEVPSGTEAVVGTSMKLTCISCLRREEVNTATFVSWYYIKPDDEPIQIFQYDGQPQELDTPWKGRLRWNGSKDLQDVSISITNVTLNDSGIYKCEVLRQFVFDFYVPSFTKSKTIKLEVREKAIQDTTALYSEIMMYVLLVFLTFWLLVEMIYCYRKISKSDEQTQDNAY
- the scn3b gene encoding sodium channel subunit beta-3 isoform X3 — protein: MIETRAVLCALVVFLLAVQLCRPVCVEVPSGTEAVVGTSMKLTCISCLRREEVNTATFVSWYYIKPDDEPIQIFQYDGQPQELDTPWKGRLRWNGSKDLQDVSISITNVTLNDSGIYKCEVLRQFVFDFYVPSFTKSKTIKLEVREKAIQDTTALYSEIMMYVLLVFLTFWLLVEMIYCYRKISKSDEQTQDNATDYLAIPSENRENPGAPVME